A region from the Lates calcarifer isolate ASB-BC8 linkage group LG2, TLL_Latcal_v3, whole genome shotgun sequence genome encodes:
- the ubl7b gene encoding ubiquitin-like protein 7b, whose protein sequence is MASSDWHLSLKLSDQPKSIFHFPEMMPGDVPPGGYRVATLKQLVAAQLPDSIPDPELIELVHCGRKLKDDLTLDACGIQPGSTVHILKKTWPEPESSPETVNRATAAREFRVFHAALHSLNSTYRDSVYKMLTNKESLDQIIVATPGLRSDPVALGVLQDKDLFVQFTDPSMLDVLISSHPALVNAIILVLHSVAGSMPAQSSASSSRNVSASSYSDMPGGFMFEGMSDDEEDFQSGSPAGPSNRAGASAGIRPVSLSHSGATGPRPITQSELATALALASTPDSSAVTPTTASQSDPSSGVAPMPAGTPVSNDLFSQALQQALQATNMSALQGRWQSQMQQLRDMGIQDEELMLRALQATDGDIQAALELIFAGGPGL, encoded by the exons ATGGCTTCTTCAGACTGGCACCTGTCTTTGAAGCTGTCGGATCAGCCCAAATCCATCTTCCACTTCCCAGAGATGATGCCAGGGGATGTTCCACCTGGAGGATACAGAGTCGCCACCTTAAAACAGCTTGTAGCAGCTCAGCTCCCTGACTCCATCCCAGACCCTGAACTAATAG AGTTGGTCCACTGTGGGCGGAAACTTAAAGATGATTTAACACTGGATGCCTGTGGGATTCAACCAGGATCCACTGTGCACATCCTCAAAAAGACTTGGCCAGAGCCAGAGAGCAgtccag AGACTGTAAATAGAGCAACTGCAGCCAGGGAGTTCAGGGTGTTTCATGCTGCTCTTCACTCTCTCAACTCTACCTACAGAGACTCA GTATATAAAATGCTAACAAATAAAGAGTCCCTGGATCAGATCATAGTGGCTACACCAGGGCTCAGGTCTGACCCAGTCGCCCTAG GCGTGCTCCAAGACAAAGATCTCTTTGTGCAGTTCACGGACCCCAGCATGCtggatgt ATTGATCAGTTCGCACCCAGCCCTCGTCAATGCCATCATCCTGGTCCTGCACTCTGTGGCGGGCAGCATGCCTGCTCAGTCCAGTGCCAGCTCCTCTCGCAATGTCTCTGCCAGTTCCTACAGTGATATGCCAG GAGGCTTCATGTTTGAGGGCATGTCTGATGATGAGGAAGATTTCCAGTCC GGGAGCCCAGCAGGACCCTCCAACAGAGCTGGGGCCTCAGCAGGGATACGACCAGTGTCTCTGAGCCACAGCGGAGCGACGGGCCCGCGACCGATAACACAGAGCGAACTGGCGACGGCTTTGGCTCTCGCTAGCACTCCTGACAGCAGTGCGGTCACTCCCACAACGGCAAGCCAG TCGGACCCCTCCAGCGGTGTGGCCCCCATGCCAGCAGGCACCCCAGTCAGTAATGATCTCTTCAGCCAGGCTCTACAGCAAGCTCTGCAAGCCACCAACATGTCTGCTCTACAG GGCCGCTGGCAGTCCCAGATGCAGCAGCTCAGGGACATGGGGATCCAGGATGAGGAGCTGATGCTGAGGGCGCTGCAGGCCACAGATGGTGACATCCAGGCTGCCCTCGAGCTCATATTTGCTGGAGGCCCAGGACTCTGA